The following coding sequences lie in one Labrus bergylta chromosome 13, fLabBer1.1, whole genome shotgun sequence genomic window:
- the pdcl3 gene encoding phosducin-like protein 3 — translation MQDPNEDTEWNDILRKKGILPPKETPKDDEEEELALQQQSIVKTYEDMTLDELEENEDEFGEEDEAAIEMYRQKRLAEWKATQMKNVFGEVVEISGQDYVKEVNKAGEGIWVVLHLYKQGIPLCTLINQHLSMLARKFPQTKFLKSISTTCIPNYPDRNLPTIFVYFEGEMKAQFIGPLVFGGMNLKVEELEWRLSESGAVKTDLEENPKKQIEDKLMSSIRCSMPTRKDSDSEDED, via the exons ATGCAG gACCCGAACGAAGACACAGAGTGGAATGATATCCTGAGGAAGAAAGGTATTCTTCCTCCCAAAGAGACGCctaaagatgatgaagaggaggagctggcACTCCAACAGCAGTCTATCG TTAAAACATATGAGGACATGACTCTGGACGAACTGGAGGAGAACGAAGATGAGTTCGGTGAAGAGGACGAGGCTGCCATTGAGATGTACAG ACAGAAGCGTCTCGCAGAGTGGAAGGCAACTCAGATGAAGAATGTGTTCGGCGAGGTGGTGGAAATCTCAGGGCAGGACTACGTCAAGGAGGTCAACAAGGCCGGAGAAGGCATCTGGGTGGTGCTGCACCTCTACAAACAGGG CATCCCTCTGTGTACCCTCATCAATCAGCACCTGAGCATGTTAGCCAGGAAGTTTCCTCAGACCAAGTTCCTCAAATCCATCTCCACCACCTGCATCCCCAACTACCCAGACCGCAACCTGCCCACCATCTTTGTCTACTTTGAGGGAGAGATGAAGGCACAGTTTATTGGACCACTGGTATTCGGGGGCATGAACCTCAAAGTTGAAG AGCTGGAGTGGAGGTTATCAGAGTCCGGGGCTGTAAAGACAGACCTGGAGGAAAACCCTAAAAAGCAAATTGAAGACAAGCTCATGTCATCGATCAGATGTTCCATGCCTACACGAAAGGACAGCGACTCGGAGGACGAGGACTAG